Proteins found in one Methylobacterium sp. CB376 genomic segment:
- a CDS encoding response regulator — protein MNVLVVDDHPIVLQGCRRVLEDAGVEAVHEATCIRAGYRSFHRHRPDVVVADLTFHGAALKGLDLIRRIRAVAPGTRILVFTMHDDPVIVARALDSGALGYVLKDTASAELHQAFERVRAGEPYLDPSLAAEVALLRARPRPEPLAGLTARERQILALLGAGRSHGAIAAELALSYKTVANACSQMRHKLGARSLADLLRIALQAADRAP, from the coding sequence GTGAACGTCCTCGTCGTCGACGACCACCCCATCGTGCTCCAGGGCTGCCGCCGCGTCCTCGAGGATGCCGGCGTCGAGGCGGTCCACGAGGCGACCTGCATCCGGGCGGGCTACCGCAGCTTCCACCGCCACCGGCCGGACGTCGTCGTGGCCGACCTCACCTTCCACGGCGCCGCCCTCAAGGGGCTCGACCTCATCCGGCGCATCCGGGCCGTGGCGCCCGGGACCCGGATCCTCGTCTTCACCATGCACGACGACCCGGTGATCGTCGCCCGCGCCCTCGACAGCGGGGCGCTGGGCTACGTCCTCAAGGACACGGCCTCGGCCGAGCTGCACCAGGCCTTCGAGCGCGTGCGCGCCGGCGAGCCCTACCTCGACCCCTCGCTCGCCGCCGAGGTGGCGCTGCTGCGCGCCCGCCCGAGGCCCGAGCCCCTGGCGGGCCTCACCGCGCGGGAGCGCCAGATCCTGGCCCTGCTCGGCGCCGGGCGCTCGCACGGGGCGATCGCGGCCGAACTCGCGCTCAGCTACAAGACCGTGGCCAATGCCTGCTCGCAGATGCGCCACAAGCTCGGCGCGCGCAGCCTCGCCGACCTCCTGCGGATCGCGCTCCAGGCCGCCGACCGCGCCCCCTGA
- a CDS encoding DUF1489 family protein codes for MPLHLLKLCVGCDSIGDLEAWIAERRDGARRAGTAFEQVHTTRMVPKRADAIAGAGSLYWVIKGLVACRQPIRAIRPFVDGDGIGRCHLVLDPSVVPVEPRPCRPFQGWRYLAEADAPRDLGRDAAVSLSAMPEAMRRELAALGLL; via the coding sequence ATGCCCCTTCACCTCCTCAAGCTCTGCGTCGGCTGCGACTCGATCGGCGACCTGGAGGCGTGGATCGCCGAGCGGCGCGACGGCGCGCGGCGGGCCGGGACGGCCTTCGAGCAGGTCCACACCACCCGCATGGTCCCCAAGCGCGCCGACGCGATCGCGGGAGCGGGCTCGCTCTACTGGGTGATCAAGGGGCTCGTCGCCTGCCGCCAGCCGATCCGGGCGATCCGGCCCTTCGTGGACGGGGACGGGATCGGCCGCTGCCACCTCGTCCTCGATCCGTCCGTGGTGCCGGTCGAGCCGCGCCCCTGCCGGCCGTTCCAGGGTTGGCGCTACCTCGCGGAGGCCGACGCGCCCCGCGACCTCGGCCGCGACGCGGCGGTGAGCCTCTCGGCGATGCCCGAGGCGATGCGCCGGGAACTCGCGGCCCTGGGGCTGCTCTGA
- a CDS encoding RidA family protein → MTIQRIETGARMSQAVVHNGTVYLAGQVAEGDDVAAQTRAILAQIEALLAQAGSAKERILSATIYLADIGAFADMNRVWDAWVPAGQAPARATVEAKLAGPQYRVEIAVIAAAGA, encoded by the coding sequence ATGACCATCCAACGGATCGAGACCGGCGCGCGCATGAGCCAGGCGGTCGTGCATAACGGCACGGTCTACCTCGCCGGCCAAGTGGCCGAGGGCGACGACGTCGCCGCCCAGACCCGCGCGATCCTCGCCCAGATCGAGGCGCTGCTGGCGCAGGCCGGCTCCGCCAAGGAGCGGATCCTCTCGGCCACGATCTACCTCGCCGACATCGGCGCCTTCGCGGACATGAACCGGGTCTGGGACGCCTGGGTCCCGGCCGGCCAGGCGCCGGCCCGGGCCACCGTCGAGGCGAAGCTCGCCGGGCCGCAATACCGCGTCGAGATCGCCGTCATCGCCGCGGCGGGAGCCTGA
- a CDS encoding MFS transporter has protein sequence MSLLPLAAGPRLGLLYALIFAGIGVAMPFLPLWLASLGLPPEVIGALVALPIAVKIVATAPLVALIDRGVTARALLVAGSLGLALTYALMPAAAARGWPVLAGAIALNAVAGAPLVPALDYLCLAAVRRDPRLAYARIRLGGSLGFLAASLAGGWLLGLVGERAGVTAFLAGLGLVSALGSAALAAGTAAEPARRTPPGSARLPLALRLAMAAAASAQASHAAVYAFGSIHWTSLGLTPPLIGAAWATGVVAEIAFFVLVGRVAALRDAPFRLLALGAGAALLRWAGLIGLSGLSGLSGLSGLSGLSGLSGLSGLSGLSGPGLAAALLPLQALHGLTFGATQLGAMGALARLAPEAARGRAQGIYAASASLASAAATLASGAAVRQGGPLLAFALMLPVAALALVLTAAAARAAAARFVTRGEPRL, from the coding sequence ATGTCCCTGCTCCCCCTCGCCGCCGGCCCGCGCCTCGGCCTGCTCTACGCCCTGATCTTCGCGGGGATCGGCGTGGCGATGCCGTTCCTGCCGCTCTGGCTCGCGAGCCTCGGGCTGCCGCCGGAAGTGATCGGCGCCCTGGTGGCCCTGCCGATCGCCGTGAAGATCGTCGCCACCGCGCCGCTGGTGGCGCTGATCGACCGGGGCGTCACCGCGCGGGCGCTCCTCGTCGCGGGCAGCCTCGGGCTCGCCCTCACCTACGCGCTGATGCCCGCGGCGGCGGCGCGGGGCTGGCCCGTCCTCGCCGGGGCGATCGCGCTCAACGCGGTGGCGGGGGCGCCGCTCGTGCCGGCGCTCGACTACCTCTGCCTCGCGGCGGTGCGGCGCGACCCGCGCCTCGCCTACGCGCGGATCCGGCTCGGGGGCTCCCTCGGCTTCCTGGCCGCGAGCCTCGCCGGCGGCTGGCTGCTCGGGCTGGTCGGCGAGCGGGCCGGGGTCACGGCCTTCCTGGCCGGCCTCGGCCTCGTCTCGGCGCTGGGCAGCGCGGCGCTGGCCGCCGGAACCGCGGCGGAGCCGGCGCGCCGGACGCCGCCGGGCTCCGCCCGGCTCCCCCTCGCGCTGCGGCTCGCCATGGCGGCGGCCGCGTCGGCCCAGGCGAGCCACGCGGCGGTCTACGCCTTCGGCAGCATCCACTGGACGTCGCTGGGCCTCACTCCGCCCCTCATCGGCGCCGCCTGGGCGACCGGCGTCGTCGCCGAGATCGCCTTCTTCGTCCTGGTCGGACGCGTCGCGGCCCTGCGCGACGCGCCCTTCCGGCTCCTCGCCCTCGGGGCAGGGGCGGCGCTCCTGCGCTGGGCCGGGCTCATTGGCCTCTCGGGCCTCTCGGGCCTCTCGGGCCTCTCGGGCCTCTCGGGCCTCTCGGGCCTCTCGGGCCTCTCGGGCCTCTCGGGCCTCTCGGGCCCGGGCCTGGCGGCCGCCCTGCTGCCCCTCCAGGCGCTGCACGGGCTCACCTTCGGGGCGACCCAGCTCGGCGCGATGGGGGCGCTGGCGCGGCTCGCCCCGGAGGCGGCCCGCGGCCGGGCGCAGGGGATCTACGCGGCGAGCGCCTCGCTCGCCTCCGCGGCCGCCACCCTGGCGAGCGGGGCGGCCGTCCGGCAGGGCGGGCCGCTCCTCGCCTTTGCCCTGATGCTCCCGGTCGCCGCCCTCGCGCTCGTCCTCACCGCGGCGGCGGCCCGGGCCGCGGCGGCGCGGTTTGTCACGCGCGGCGAGCCCAGGCTATAA
- the rarD gene encoding EamA family transporter RarD gives MGLVYALGAYLCWGLLVPLHFRLLGSLPPWTILAHRILWSSLFVLLLLVVLRGRRAPFVPARRHALLAVSALLIAVNWSLYLWAVQNGHMVEASLGYFINPLVAVALGAAVLGERLRPLQAWAVGLAAAGVAAAVALAGTLPWLALALATSFALYALIRKLVPIDPILGFGAETVLLLPAALAYLAGAAPESAALPALDGRTAGLLLLTGITTSLPLIWFAAAARRLKLATLGLMQYLSPTCTLLLSVTVFGESLDPARAAVFGFTWIALALYAADAVRLSRSPAPPLAPQRCPG, from the coding sequence GTGGGACTCGTCTACGCGCTCGGCGCCTATCTGTGCTGGGGCCTCCTGGTCCCGCTGCACTTTCGCCTCCTCGGCAGCCTGCCGCCCTGGACGATCCTCGCCCACCGCATCCTGTGGTCGAGCCTGTTCGTGCTCCTCCTGCTGGTGGTCCTGCGCGGGCGCCGCGCGCCCTTCGTGCCCGCGCGGCGGCACGCGCTGCTCGCCGTCTCGGCGCTGCTGATCGCGGTGAACTGGTCGCTCTATCTCTGGGCGGTCCAGAACGGGCACATGGTCGAGGCGAGCCTCGGCTACTTCATCAACCCGCTGGTGGCCGTGGCGCTCGGCGCCGCGGTGCTGGGCGAGCGGCTGCGCCCGCTCCAGGCCTGGGCGGTGGGGCTCGCGGCGGCCGGGGTCGCCGCGGCGGTGGCGCTCGCCGGAACCCTGCCCTGGCTCGCCCTCGCGCTCGCCACGAGCTTCGCCCTCTACGCGCTGATCCGCAAGCTGGTGCCGATCGACCCGATCCTCGGCTTCGGCGCCGAGACCGTGCTGCTGCTGCCGGCGGCCTTGGCCTACCTCGCCGGTGCCGCGCCCGAGTCCGCCGCCCTCCCGGCCCTCGACGGGCGCACGGCCGGGCTCCTGCTCCTGACCGGCATCACGACCTCGCTGCCGCTGATCTGGTTCGCGGCCGCGGCGCGGCGCCTGAAGCTGGCGACGCTCGGGCTGATGCAGTACCTCTCGCCGACCTGCACCCTCCTGCTGAGCGTGACGGTGTTCGGCGAGAGCCTGGACCCGGCCCGGGCGGCCGTGTTCGGGTTCACCTGGATCGCCCTCGCCCTCTACGCCGCCGACGCGGTGCGCCTGTCGCGCAGCCCGGCCCCACCCCTCGCGCCCCAGCGCTGCCCGGGCTGA
- a CDS encoding GlsB/YeaQ/YmgE family stress response membrane protein: MSILWTIIIGFVAGVIAKFIMPGPNEPSGFILTTILGIVGAFVATFLGQAVGWYGPNQGAGLIASVVGAVIVLGIWGMIQSRRTTTY; the protein is encoded by the coding sequence ATGTCGATCCTCTGGACCATCATCATCGGCTTCGTCGCCGGCGTCATCGCGAAGTTCATCATGCCCGGCCCGAACGAGCCGAGCGGGTTCATCCTCACGACGATCCTGGGCATCGTGGGGGCCTTCGTGGCCACCTTTCTGGGGCAGGCCGTAGGCTGGTACGGGCCGAACCAGGGTGCCGGCCTGATCGCCTCGGTGGTCGGCGCCGTGATCGTGCTGGGGATCTGGGGCATGATCCAGAGCCGGCGCACCACGACCTACTGA
- a CDS encoding Rap1a/Tai family immunity protein produces MVRWMLVVATAACLAASDASAANGDQIVTQCKSLLRTAKQRGDTLDYRQDPDTVSCFAFMSAVQNLAVVAERADAPPLLGACLPPEGTLLQLIRAVVAYGKAHPPALRESAGVLALLALRDAYPCDKKG; encoded by the coding sequence ATGGTGAGATGGATGCTGGTCGTGGCCACCGCGGCGTGCCTCGCGGCGTCGGACGCGTCCGCGGCGAATGGCGACCAGATCGTGACGCAGTGCAAGAGCCTCCTGCGGACCGCCAAGCAGCGCGGCGACACCCTCGACTACCGGCAGGACCCCGACACGGTGAGCTGCTTCGCCTTCATGAGCGCGGTGCAGAACCTCGCCGTGGTGGCCGAGCGCGCCGACGCGCCGCCCCTGCTCGGGGCCTGCCTGCCGCCCGAGGGGACGCTCCTGCAGCTGATCCGGGCGGTGGTCGCCTACGGCAAGGCGCACCCGCCCGCCCTGCGCGAGAGCGCGGGCGTGCTGGCGCTCCTCGCCCTCCGGGACGCGTATCCCTGCGACAAGAAGGGGTGA
- the pnp gene encoding polyribonucleotide nucleotidyltransferase, with the protein MFDTQREELLWGGRKLVLETGKVARQADGAVVASYGETTVLATVVSMKEPKPGIDFLPLTVNYQERAYAAGRIPGGYFKREGRPSEKETLVSRLIDRPIRPLFVEGWRNDTQVVVTVLSHDLENDPDIVSMVAASAALTLSGVPFMGPIGAARVGYLGGQYKLNPTVQEMEESSLDLVVAGTDAAVLMVESEAKELPEDVMLGAVMFGHKHFQPVIEAIIRLAEKAAKEPRDFQPTDLTEVEKAVLEIGEADLREAYRKTVKQERYAAVDAVKAKVMAALVPEGGEAKFEPEKVKAAFKEVQAKVVRWNILDTGSRIDGRDVRTVRPILSEVGVLPRAHGSALFTRGETQALVVATLGTGDDEQFIDALEGTYKETFLLHYNFPPYSVGETGRMGSPGRREIGHGKLAWRAVHPLLPPAHEFPYTLRVVSEITESNGSSSMATVCGSSLALMDAGVPLRRPVAGIAMGLILEGERYAVLSDILGDEDHLGDMDFKVAGTEEGVTSLQMDIKIAGITEEIMRVALDQAKEGRAHILGEMAKALTAARPELGEHAPRIETMQIPTDKIREVIGTGGKVIREIVEKTGAKIDIQDTGVVKIASSDGKAIKAAYNWIRSIVAEPEAGMIYDGTVVKTMEFGAFVNFFGAKDGLVHISELAPQRVAKVTDVVKEGDKVKVKFLGQDERGKIRLSMKVVDQQTGEDLTEKLKAEREADRNRERQARQSAGE; encoded by the coding sequence ATGTTCGATACACAACGCGAAGAACTGCTCTGGGGTGGACGCAAGCTGGTCCTGGAGACGGGCAAGGTCGCCCGCCAGGCCGACGGGGCCGTGGTCGCGAGCTACGGTGAGACCACCGTGCTCGCCACCGTCGTGTCGATGAAGGAGCCCAAGCCCGGCATCGACTTCCTGCCGCTCACGGTGAACTACCAGGAGCGCGCCTACGCGGCGGGTCGCATCCCGGGCGGCTACTTCAAGCGCGAGGGCCGGCCCTCCGAGAAGGAGACGCTGGTCTCCCGCCTGATCGACCGCCCGATCCGCCCCCTCTTCGTCGAGGGCTGGCGCAACGACACCCAGGTCGTGGTCACGGTGCTGTCGCACGACCTCGAGAACGATCCCGACATCGTCTCGATGGTGGCCGCCTCCGCGGCGCTGACCCTCTCGGGCGTGCCCTTCATGGGCCCGATCGGCGCCGCGCGCGTCGGCTACCTGGGCGGCCAGTACAAGCTCAACCCGACCGTCCAGGAGATGGAGGAGTCGAGCCTCGACCTGGTCGTGGCCGGCACCGACGCCGCCGTGCTGATGGTCGAGTCCGAGGCCAAGGAACTGCCCGAGGACGTGATGCTCGGGGCCGTGATGTTCGGCCACAAGCACTTCCAGCCGGTGATCGAGGCGATCATCCGCCTCGCCGAGAAGGCCGCCAAGGAGCCGCGCGACTTCCAGCCGACCGACCTCACCGAGGTCGAGAAGGCGGTGCTCGAGATCGGCGAGGCCGACCTGCGCGAGGCCTATCGGAAGACCGTCAAGCAGGAGCGCTACGCCGCCGTCGATGCCGTCAAGGCGAAGGTGATGGCGGCGCTCGTCCCCGAGGGCGGCGAGGCGAAGTTCGAGCCCGAGAAGGTCAAGGCCGCCTTCAAGGAGGTCCAGGCCAAGGTCGTGCGCTGGAACATCCTCGACACCGGCTCCCGCATCGACGGCCGCGACGTGCGCACCGTGCGCCCGATCCTGTCGGAGGTCGGCGTGCTGCCGCGCGCCCACGGCTCGGCGCTGTTCACCCGCGGCGAGACCCAGGCCCTGGTGGTGGCGACGCTCGGCACCGGCGACGACGAGCAGTTCATCGACGCGCTCGAAGGCACCTACAAGGAGACGTTCCTCCTCCACTACAACTTCCCGCCCTATTCGGTGGGCGAGACCGGCCGCATGGGCTCGCCGGGCCGGCGCGAGATCGGCCACGGCAAGCTCGCCTGGCGCGCCGTCCACCCGCTCCTGCCGCCGGCGCACGAGTTCCCCTACACGCTGCGCGTCGTGTCGGAGATCACCGAGTCGAACGGCTCCTCCTCGATGGCGACGGTCTGCGGCTCGTCGCTGGCGCTGATGGATGCGGGCGTGCCGCTGCGCCGCCCGGTGGCGGGCATCGCCATGGGGCTGATCCTGGAGGGCGAGCGCTACGCGGTGCTGTCCGACATCCTGGGCGACGAGGACCACCTCGGCGACATGGACTTCAAGGTGGCCGGCACGGAGGAGGGCGTCACCTCCCTCCAGATGGACATCAAGATCGCCGGCATCACCGAGGAGATCATGCGGGTCGCCCTCGACCAGGCGAAGGAGGGCCGCGCCCACATCCTCGGCGAGATGGCCAAGGCGCTGACCGCCGCGCGTCCGGAGCTCGGCGAGCACGCGCCCCGGATCGAGACCATGCAGATCCCGACCGACAAGATCCGCGAGGTCATCGGCACGGGCGGCAAGGTCATCCGCGAGATCGTGGAGAAGACCGGCGCCAAGATCGACATCCAGGACACCGGGGTGGTCAAGATCGCCTCGTCCGACGGCAAGGCCATCAAGGCGGCCTACAACTGGATCCGCTCGATCGTGGCGGAGCCGGAGGCGGGCATGATCTACGACGGCACGGTGGTGAAGACGATGGAGTTCGGCGCCTTCGTCAACTTCTTCGGCGCCAAGGACGGCCTCGTCCACATCTCGGAACTCGCGCCCCAGCGCGTCGCCAAGGTCACCGACGTGGTGAAGGAGGGCGACAAGGTCAAGGTGAAGTTCCTCGGCCAGGACGAGCGCGGCAAGATCCGCCTGTCGATGAAGGTCGTCGACCAGCAGACCGGCGAGGATCTGACCGAGAAGCTGAAGGCCGAGCGCGAGGCCGACCGCAACCGCGAGCGGCAGGCGCGCCAGAGCGCGGGCGAGTAG
- a CDS encoding AP2/ERF family transcription factor, translating to MSLFHSSAEALPRRARPVSDSTPSPAARISRGTDAAGRIGWLATSDRAGRAVTRHFADETFGGEAAARAEAERFVAAPAATDREGLALMRRLRPRRNCRSGLPGVSRFVRKASGTAFWVAYWDDAQGRKIQRKFSVSVHGEEEARRLAIDARLAAVRDHIDRSVALQVGGVALSPHA from the coding sequence ATGTCCCTGTTCCATTCCTCCGCCGAGGCGCTGCCGCGGCGCGCCCGGCCCGTGTCCGATTCGACGCCCAGCCCGGCCGCCCGCATCTCCCGCGGCACCGACGCCGCCGGCCGCATTGGCTGGCTCGCCACCTCCGACCGCGCGGGCCGCGCGGTCACCCGCCACTTCGCGGACGAGACCTTCGGCGGCGAGGCGGCCGCGCGGGCGGAGGCCGAGCGCTTCGTCGCCGCTCCGGCCGCGACCGACCGCGAGGGTCTCGCCCTGATGCGGCGCCTGCGGCCGCGGCGGAATTGCCGCTCCGGCCTGCCCGGCGTGTCGCGCTTCGTCCGCAAGGCGAGCGGCACCGCCTTCTGGGTCGCCTACTGGGACGATGCGCAGGGCCGAAAGATCCAGCGCAAGTTCTCCGTCTCGGTCCACGGAGAGGAGGAGGCCCGCCGCCTCGCCATCGACGCGCGCCTCGCCGCGGTGCGCGACCACATCGACCGGTCGGTGGCCCTGCAGGTCGGGGGCGTCGCGCTCTCGCCGCATGCCTGA
- a CDS encoding 50S ribosomal protein L11 methyltransferase: MREILEKAAFLRAERGLAGLAAKAASVAYDRALRRHLPRAEPVLYAGLPTGRYRRWGDRWLPAALVAQDIPDFEEGLVRALRAHLRPGDAVTVVGTGSGVTTAVAALGVGAEGTVTAYEGDPGGIAATRRMLEANGVAARVRLHHAVVGAPVRVYGGAGAARIVAPADLPPTDLLELDCEGAETVILGAMTIRPRVVAVETHGCYGAPSAAVRALLEGLGYAVTDTGLAEPRMARLCREGDVRVLVGLRGAAAGA; the protein is encoded by the coding sequence ATGCGCGAGATCCTGGAGAAGGCCGCCTTCCTGCGGGCGGAGCGCGGCCTCGCCGGCCTCGCCGCCAAGGCCGCCTCCGTCGCCTACGACCGGGCCCTGCGCCGTCACCTGCCGCGGGCGGAGCCGGTCCTCTACGCGGGGCTGCCGACCGGCCGCTACCGCCGCTGGGGCGACCGCTGGCTCCCCGCCGCCCTGGTGGCGCAGGACATTCCCGATTTCGAGGAGGGGCTGGTCCGGGCCCTGCGCGCCCATCTCCGCCCGGGCGACGCCGTGACGGTGGTGGGCACCGGGAGCGGCGTCACGACCGCGGTCGCGGCCCTCGGGGTCGGCGCGGAGGGCACGGTCACCGCCTACGAAGGCGACCCGGGCGGGATCGCGGCGACGCGCCGGATGCTGGAGGCGAACGGGGTCGCCGCGCGGGTGCGGCTGCACCACGCCGTCGTCGGGGCGCCGGTCCGGGTCTATGGCGGGGCCGGCGCCGCCCGGATCGTGGCCCCGGCCGACCTGCCCCCGACCGACCTGCTCGAACTCGACTGCGAGGGCGCCGAGACGGTGATCCTCGGCGCCATGACGATCCGCCCGCGGGTCGTCGCGGTCGAGACCCACGGCTGCTACGGCGCGCCCTCCGCGGCGGTCCGCGCCCTCCTCGAAGGGCTCGGCTACGCGGTCACCGACACCGGGCTGGCCGAGCCCCGGATGGCGCGGCTCTGCCGCGAGGGGGACGTGCGGGTGCTGGTCGGGCTGCGCGGCGCGGCGGCCGGGGCTTGA
- a CDS encoding polyamine ABC transporter substrate-binding protein encodes MARPLLGGLLAACLALAWPAAAAGERVVNIYNWSDYIDHKMLDAFTRETGIKVVYDTYDTNEILETKLLAGKSGYDVVVPSGPFLQRLIRAGAFQPLDKAKLPNLKNAWPEVMARLAVYDPGNAYAVDYMWGTTGIGVNTALVRERLGPNQPLNTWDIVLRPELIAKLKDCGVTMLDAPEDIFPNVLAALGLKPDSKRVDDLNQAGEALFRIRGAVQKFHSSEYINQLANGDVCLSVGYSGDVLQARRRAQEAKNDVDIAYYIPQQGALMWFDSFAIPKDAAHPAEAHAFIDFMLRPEVAAANTNFVSYASGNLAAKALVKPEILSNPGVYPDEATFRRLFTNTAYDDRTQRVVTRLWTRVRTGK; translated from the coding sequence ATGGCGCGCCCCCTCCTCGGCGGCCTGTTGGCCGCCTGCCTCGCCCTCGCCTGGCCCGCCGCTGCCGCCGGGGAGCGGGTCGTCAACATCTACAACTGGTCGGACTATATCGACCACAAGATGCTCGACGCCTTCACGCGCGAGACCGGCATCAAGGTGGTCTACGACACCTACGACACGAACGAGATCCTCGAGACGAAGCTGCTCGCCGGCAAGTCGGGCTACGACGTCGTGGTGCCGTCCGGGCCCTTCCTGCAGCGCCTGATCCGGGCCGGGGCGTTCCAGCCCCTCGACAAGGCCAAGCTGCCGAACCTGAAGAACGCGTGGCCCGAGGTGATGGCGCGGCTCGCCGTCTACGACCCGGGCAACGCCTACGCGGTCGACTACATGTGGGGCACGACCGGCATCGGCGTGAACACCGCGCTGGTGCGCGAGCGGCTCGGCCCGAACCAGCCCCTCAACACCTGGGACATCGTCCTGCGGCCCGAACTGATCGCCAAGCTCAAGGATTGCGGCGTCACCATGCTGGACGCCCCCGAGGACATCTTTCCCAACGTGCTGGCGGCGCTCGGCCTCAAGCCCGACTCGAAGCGCGTCGACGACCTGAACCAGGCCGGCGAGGCGCTCTTCCGCATCCGCGGGGCGGTGCAGAAGTTCCACTCCTCCGAGTACATCAACCAACTCGCCAACGGCGACGTGTGCCTCTCGGTCGGCTATTCGGGCGACGTGCTGCAGGCCCGCAGGCGCGCCCAGGAGGCGAAGAACGACGTCGACATCGCCTACTACATCCCGCAGCAGGGGGCGCTGATGTGGTTCGATTCCTTCGCGATCCCGAAGGACGCCGCCCATCCGGCCGAGGCGCACGCCTTCATCGACTTCATGCTCCGGCCCGAGGTGGCGGCGGCCAACACCAATTTCGTGTCCTACGCGAGCGGCAACCTCGCCGCCAAGGCGCTGGTGAAGCCCGAGATCCTGTCGAACCCGGGCGTCTACCCGGACGAGGCGACCTTCAGGCGCCTGTTCACCAACACCGCCTACGACGACCGCACCCAGCGGGTCGTCACCCGGCTGTGGACGCGGGTGCGCACCGGCAAGTGA
- a CDS encoding septal ring lytic transglycosylase RlpA family protein — translation MFSKAKLALICLAASVGGSATLQASTPALAQTGGASWYGPGFQGRRTANGERFNTHALTAAHRSLPFGSRVRVTNTSNGRSVVVRINDRGPYVGGRVIDLSQASARAIGISGVSKVQLSRL, via the coding sequence ATGTTTTCGAAGGCCAAGCTGGCGCTGATCTGTCTTGCCGCGTCCGTCGGCGGTAGCGCGACGCTCCAAGCCAGCACGCCTGCCCTGGCTCAGACCGGGGGTGCCTCGTGGTACGGGCCCGGGTTCCAGGGCCGGCGCACCGCCAACGGCGAGCGCTTCAACACCCACGCGCTCACGGCCGCCCACCGCAGCCTGCCCTTCGGCAGCCGGGTGCGGGTCACCAACACCAGCAACGGCCGCTCGGTCGTGGTGCGGATCAACGACCGCGGGCCCTACGTGGGCGGCCGCGTCATCGACCTGTCGCAGGCCTCCGCGCGGGCGATCGGCATCAGCGGCGTCAGCAAGGTCCAGCTCAGCCGCCTCTGA
- the rpsO gene encoding 30S ribosomal protein S15, whose product MSITAERKTALIKDYARGGTDTGSPEVQVAILTERIANLTGHFKTHTKDNHSRRGLLKLVSQRRSLLDYLKRKDEGRYRTLIERLGIRR is encoded by the coding sequence ATGTCGATCACGGCAGAGCGCAAGACCGCGCTCATCAAGGATTACGCCCGCGGCGGGACCGACACCGGCTCGCCCGAAGTGCAGGTCGCGATCCTCACCGAGCGGATCGCCAACCTGACCGGGCACTTCAAGACCCACACCAAGGACAACCACTCGCGCCGCGGCCTGCTCAAGCTGGTCTCGCAGCGCCGGTCGCTCCTCGACTACCTGAAGCGCAAGGACGAGGGGCGCTACCGCACCCTGATCGAGCGCCTCGGCATCCGCCGCTGA
- a CDS encoding YgaP family membrane protein, whose amino-acid sequence MSNAITDVFHGDVNLSTKERAISVVLGLGLAAAAAQPRPNKWLSLAVLVGGAMLAIRGATGHCAAKALLEQAPDRIEHA is encoded by the coding sequence ATGTCGAACGCGATCACGGACGTCTTCCACGGCGACGTCAACCTCAGCACGAAGGAGCGCGCGATCTCCGTCGTGCTCGGCCTCGGCCTCGCCGCGGCCGCGGCGCAGCCGCGCCCGAACAAGTGGCTGAGCCTCGCGGTGCTGGTCGGCGGCGCCATGCTGGCGATCCGCGGCGCCACCGGCCACTGCGCCGCCAAGGCGCTCCTGGAGCAGGCGCCGGACCGCATCGAGCACGCCTGA